In the genome of Chryseobacterium sp. 52, the window AATTCCTTGCTAAAAATTCTTAGTTGAATTCAGCGAAAGATTGTTGGATGCTCATAGCGATCTCGTCGATCTTATAAGTTAATCCATCAATTTTAGAAGTAAAGAAGTTATAAAGGATAATCGCGATAGCTGAAGTACCAATACCTAATGCAGTGTTGATCAATGCTTCCGAGATACCTGTAGAAAGTGCAGCAGCATCTGGAGTACCACCACCTGAACCTAATGCGAAGAATGCCTTGATCATCCCGATTACTGTTCCTAAAAGTGCGATCAATGTTGCAACCGTACCTAAAGTAGAAAGAATCATCATGTTCTTTTCAAGCATTGGCATTTCAAGAGTAGTAGCCTCTTCGATAGCTTTGTTAAGAGCGACCATTTTCTGCTCTTTATTTAAAGTAGTATCATGAGAAAGTGCTTTGTAAGTAGTAAGACCTTCTTTCACTACGTTACCTACAGATCCTTGTTGTCTGTCACACTCTTCTAAAGCTTCATCAATTTTGTTTTGATTCAATAAGCTTCTTACCTGAACTACGAAGTTGTCTAAGTTTCCTTTTCCAGCAGCCTTACCTAGTACGAAATATCTTTCAAAAGAGAAAACGATTACAGTGATCATGAAAGTAATCAAGATTGGTACGATAACCCCTCCTTTGTAGATAATACCTAAAAACGATTCTGGGTGAATGTCTTTTCCTTCAACACTAGAGAAAGCTACAGATCCACCACCTAGTTTCTCTGCGTCTTTAAAGTTCCCTGGGTTCCCAAGAACAAATAAATAAATACAAACTCCTATAACGAATAAAATAGGAATAATAACAGCCGGGTTTAAACCTCCTGCTTTTCTAGCAACTACTTGCTCATCATTTTTTGAAACATTCATTTCCATATTTAACTAAATTATATTGTTTTAAAATTTTACAAGGTGTAAATTAAAGGCAAAATTAATTAAAATGCAAGAGTCTTAAATAAACATTTTGCATTTTTATGATAAAGAAATTTTAATACGATTTCGATATAATAATTATTTTAAAATATTTTATTTATTTTCCTCAATTTTAACATTTCAATTAGAAATTCAAAAAAATAAGACCCTCATTTTTTTTAATTTGCCAATGTTAACTTTTTTTTAAATTACGATATTCACAATACGGTGATGCACGACGATGATTTTTTTAGGTGTTTTACCTTCCAAAATCTGCTGCATTTTTTCATCCGAAATCACCAAATCCTCGACTTCCTTAGCTGATAACTGAGCTGAGAGTGGAATTTTGAATTTCATTCTACCGTTTACACTTACCGGATACTCAATTTCGTCTTCTACAAGGTAATCCTCGTTCAATACAGGGAATTCTTCAAATTCAACCGACTCGTTATTTCCCAACAGGCTCCAAAGCTCTTCACAGATGTGTGGCGCGTATGGAGAGATGATAACGGCTAACGGCTCTAAAATATTGCGTTTGTTGCATTTTATTTTCTGAAGCTCGTTTACAGCAATCATAAATGAAGATACAGAGGTATTGAATGAGAAGTTCTCAATATCATAAACCACCTTCTTTATTAAGGTGTGTAAAACTTTGTATTCTGCTTTTGTAGGCTCTTCATCAGAAACTTCAAAAGTATCTCCGTTGAAATACAGGTTCCAGAATTTTTTAAGGAAACCATATACACCGCTTAATCCTTGTGTATTCCAGGGCTTGGATTGCTCCAGCGGGCCCAGGAACATTTCATATAATCTTAATCCGTCTGCTCCGTATTCTTCACAGATATCATCAGGATTTACCACATTATATTTTGACTTGGACATTTTCTCTACTTCACGGTCTGTGATGTATTTTCCGTCTTCCAAGATAAATTCTGCACTGGCATAATCCGGTCTCCATGCTTTGAAAGCTTCCGTATCCAATTCATCGGATGTTCCTTTTAATAAGGATACGTCAACGTGAATCTTCTGTGTCTGATAATCACCAGCCAGATTTTTAGAAACATATTGGTTGGTTCCATCAATTCTGTATACATAAGCACTCATCCCCAGGATCATTCCCTGGTTGATTAATTTTTGGAAAGGCTCATCATGATTAACATATCCGCGATCTTTCATGAACATATTCCAGAAACGGGAATACAATAAGTGACCCGTTGCGTGTTCGCTTCCTCCGATATATAAATCTACCTGCCCCCAATAATCGCTTAAGTCTTTATTAGCAAAAACCTCATCATTGGAAGGGTCCATATATCTCAGGAAATACCATGAGCTTCCAGCCCAACCCGGCATTGTAGATAATTCTAATGGAAATATAGTTTTATCATCAATCAAATCGATGGAAACTACTTTTTGGTTAGCTTCATCCCATGCAAATTCTTTTGCATTTCCTAATGGCGGATCTCCATCTTCAGTCGGAAGGTATTTTTCCACCTCGGGAAGTTCTAATGGTAAAGCAGAAACCGGAAGCGTATAAGGCATGCCTTCCTTATAATATATAGGAACGGGCTCACCCCAATAACGCTGTCTTGAGAAAATGGCATCACGTTGTCTGTAGTTTGTAGTTCCGTGACCAATTCCTTTGTTTTCTATTTCAGAGATTATTTTTGATTTTGCCTCATGATAAGATAATCCGTTTAAGAAATCAGAATTGACACAAACTGAATCTTTAGAGTCGAAAGATTTTTCCTGAACATCTTCTTCAGTATCTACAACTTTTTTAATTTCTAAGTTAAATTTCTTTGCAAATCTATGATCACGCTCATCATGTGCCGGAACAGCCATTACAGCTCCTGTTCCATACCCCATCAATACATAATCTGAAATATAAATTGGCATCTTTTCTCCGCTGAACGGATTGATGGCATAACTTCCTGTGAAAGCACCTGAAACGTTTTTCACGTCAGACATTCTGTCTCTTTCCGTTTTTTTGGAAGTTTCTTCTATATACGTATCTACTTCTGCTTTCTGAGCATCTGTAGTAATGGTATCCACTAAAGGATTTTCCGGAGCCAGTACCATAAAGGTTGCTCCAAAGATAGTATCAGGACGAGTGGTAAATACTTCAACAATCTCGTCATGACCTTCTACCTGAAACTGAACCTGGGCTCCCTGAGATTTCCCAATCCAGTATTCCTGAGCATCTTTAAGAGGCTGCGGCCAGTCTAACGTATTAAGTCCCTGTAATAATCTTTCAGAGTAGGCAGATATTCTCATACTCCACTGCATCATTTTCTTTTGGAATACAGGGAATCCTCCTCTTTCAGATTTTCCGTCTTTTACCTCATCATTTGCCAATACCGTCCCCAAAGCCGGGCACCAGTTTACAGTAGTCTCCGCTCTGTATGCCAGACGGTAGTTTAACAGGATATCTTCTTTATCAAGGTCTGAAGAATCTTTCCATTCTTCTGCCGTGAAATTCAATTCGTCGTTTTGGTTGGCATTTAATCCTTCCGCTCCTTTTTCTTCAAAATGCTGAATTAAGGTAGTGATGGATTCTGCCTTATCTGTATTTTTATTATACCATGAATGATACAGCTCGATAAAAATCCACTGTGTCCATTTATAGTAAGAGGCGTCTGAAGTTCTCACTTCTCTGCTCCAGTCGAATGAAAAACCGATCTTTTTTAACTGCTCTTCATATCTATTAATATTCTCCTCAGTTGTGATCGCAGGATGCTGCCCTGTCTGAATCGCATACTGTTCAGCAGGAAGACCGAAGCTATCATAACCTACCGGATGGAGGACATTGAAACCCTGATGTCTTTTATATCTCGCATAAATATCGGATGCAATATACCCCAGCGGGTGCCCCACGTGAAGCCCTGCCCCTGATGGATACGGGAACATATCGAGAACATAAAATTTAGGTTTGTCCGTGTTATTGGAGGTTCTGTAGGTCTGGTTTTCTTCCCAGTACTTCTGCCACTTTTTTTCTATCTGCTGATGATCGTAAAACACTTTTTATAATAGATGTTAGATGTTAGACTTTAGATATTGAAGTTAATTTTTATCATTAATTCCAAATCAAGATTCACAAAAATAATGATTTTAAAAGAAATGGAAATTTTAATTTTAATTAATTCAGGAATACCGCAATAAAAAAATCTCATCCGGAGATGAGATCTATGATAAGGTATGGAATGTATATTTATTGAGGAATTCTTTTGAACGTGTATGTTCTTGTTTTATATACAGTCGGATCCTGAGTCTCTTCTCTTACCGCAAGGTTTAGGGTCACATCATCGAGGGTAACCACTTTAGCATTGGATGGCTCTACAATTCCCTGGTATTTGATTACTACAGTTTTCGCACTTTTATCGTACGTATAAGTAAAGTTTCTGTCTGATGTAATAGCACACTGTGGAGTGGTTCCGATTTCTCCCCATTCAGTTCTTTTTCCGGATGCCTCAGTATTGAATCTCCATCTGGACTCTTTCTGACAATCAGTATACGTAATAAGATCTGAAACAGGCTCTTCTCCTACTTCAACAGTGGTAACCACCTCTTTCAGCGGCTGCCAAACACCTACAAGAGGATATTCCATCGTATTATCACCATCATCATTACATCCTGTAGCTACAAATAATGATAAACCTGCAAATAGTAATGCTAATTTCTTCATATATAAAATTTTCAAGGGCTAAAATTATAATTTTTTTGATTTATAACACCATTTTTTGTGAAAAATTATTTTGATAATCTATATTTCTGAAAATTTTAGAACATTAAGCCTCATAATAGCCGTTATTTAACAAATATTGAATATCAAGCACACCCTCTGTTTTATTAAAAAAACTATTTTTGCAGAAAGAAAACAAAAATGCAGGATATAACGAAAAATAATTTTGACTTTATACGTGTTCTCCTTGCTTTCATTGTCTTCGTAGGACATTTGGGAGCTTTAAGTGACTCAAGCGAGCTCGATTTTTTAAAACACAGTCCTGTAGAAGTTGCCGTTTTTTCGTTTTTCATTGTCAGTGGATTCCTTATTGCCAGGAGTTATGAAAGATCTTCCAGCCTGAAAAGCTATATTAAGAAAAGGGTCAACAGAATTGTCCCGGCTTATTTATTGGTTGTATTTCTCTGCACCGTCCTTTTGAGTCTTGTAAGTACCTTGTCTTTTTCTGATTATTTTGGCAACATCCAGGTTTATAAATATTTTTTCTGGAACTCCTTATTTATGAACTTTATGGCTCCTTCCCTTCCCGGCGTATTCGGTAACGAAGCTGTCAATGGTGCTCTGTGGACACTTAAGATTGAAATGTGTTTCTATTTTGCTGTTCCGCTTATATTTTTATTATTCGGAAAAAACAATAAATACAGGAATACCAGCCTTATTGTTCTCTATTTCCTTTCTCTGGTGTTTCTTAATTATTTTGAAATGGCAGGAAAGATTTCTATTTCCAAACAGCTGCCAGGTTCATTATGCTATTTTATCGGTGGAATGTTTGCTTATTTCTATTTTGATCAATTCATTAAATATAAAAACACGCTGTTCATCATTGCTATTATAACGGTTTGGATAGATCTGATCTTACACATCAAACTGTTCTCGCCTATCATGATCAGCATTATTGTGCTGTATATTGCCTATTCACTGAAATTCCTGAATAATTTTGGAAAATACGGAGACTTCACCTATGGTATTTATATATTCCACTTCCCTATTATCCGGGTATTTGCTACGCTGGGATTATTTGCGAATTACAATCCTTTTTTAATGAGTTTTGTGTGTATGCTGGTGGTCATTGGAGTAGGAATTGCATCCTGGCATCTTTATGAGAAAAAATTTTTATAATTTTACCCCAGTAAAAACATAAATGAAAGACCTGGTCTCCATCATCACTCCCTGTTATAATTCTGCTGAATTCATCGAAGAAACGATACAATCTGTTTTAAATCAAACCTATGAAAACTGGGAATGGCTGATCACTGATGATCTTTCTAAAGACAATACGGTAGACATTATAAGAAAATACAATGATCCAAGAATAAAACTGCAGATTCTTGAGAAAAACGGTGGTGCCGGAAATGCCCGGAACAACAGCCTGGAAAGAGCTACAGGACGATATATCGCTTTTCTGGATTCTGATGATTTCTGGTATCCTGAGTATTTGGAAACCATGACAGATTATATGCAGGAAAACAATGCAGAGCTCGTTTATTGTAATTATTCAAGATGTAATGAGCAGTTACAGCCTGTTTTAAAAGATTTTATGGCTGATAAAGTGGTTACTTTCTCCAATCTTCTGAAGACCTGCAGACTGGCACCGGTTTCCACCATGTACGATACCAAAAGAGTCGGAAAATTTTTATTTCCTGTAAAAAGCAAGCGGGAAGACCATGTGATGTGGCTGAATCTTTTAAAAGTAATTCCCGAAGGTCTGCCTATCAATAAAACACTGGCCAAGTACAGGATGCGTGAGAACAGTGTTTCCCGGAACAAAAAAAACATTATCAAAGATCAGTATCTGGTATATAAAGACTTTATGGGATTTTCTACAGCAAAGTCTCTTTACTATACTGCCAATTGGGCGGTGAACGGATTTCTGAAATATTCTAAAATTTTTAATTAATGGAGTACTCAAAAGAGTTTAAAGCAGCATTGAGTGCTTTTTCGAATGTGGAAAAAGACCGTCTTATTTTCAGACTGCTGAAAAAGGATAAGCTGTTGTCAAAGAAACTGTATTTCGAACTTATTGATCAGGAAACAACGGACGATAAGAGAAATGCTATGGAAGAGAATGTTGCCGAACAGGTTCTTCTGGCTTCAAAATATGTAGGAAACTCAAAATATTTCCTTACCATTATCCGAAAACTGAGTGCAGAAATAACAGAGCACATCAAAATAACAACGGATAAGTTCGGGGAAGTTTCTCTGCACCTTTTACTGGTGAACAGAATTTTAGACTACAACAGTGATCTCAGCAGACAACGGTTCGACAATGTTTACAAACTGTATATCTACCTCATCAATAAAGTATTCAAAGCACTGGTTTTAACGAAAAAGCTGGACGAAGATTACTGGATGGAAATTGATGAACTTCTGAGAGAAACCAAAAATAAAATTTCTGAAAATCATTATCTTCAGAAACTATGCATCAATAATGGTCTGGATCTCAACTGGCTTGAATCCGAGCATATTCCGGAAAATATAGACCAGATCATGAAAGACACTAAAAGTCAGGGATTTTTAAGATAAAATTTTCTGGAGAATAAGGCCTGTGGCATCAGGCTTTTCGTCTACAAACTTTCGGGCATTGGCAGACATTCCTTTCAGCTCTTCTTCATTGTTAAAGAGAAACAGGACAAAATCTGCTGCTGTATTTTCTTCTGTAAAAGATTTTCCTCCTTCTGCAACAATCAGATCATCAGCCTCAGGATTTTTTCTGTAATGGTTTCCAAAGATCACAGGCACACCAAATGTTGCTGCTTCCAGAATATTGTGTAATCCCGCCTCATGAAAACCTCCTCCCACGACAGCCACATCTGCATAAGAATAGAGTTTTGACAGTAAACCGATGCTGTCTATGATCAGGATTTGAGATTCAGAAACAGGAAGTTCAGACCGATCTATTTCACTATACAATAATGCATCAGAAAAAATAGTCTTTAGATGGTCTACTCTTTTCAGATCGTGTGGGGCAATAATTAATTTCAAATCTGCATCCATCCTGAAAATTGTGGATGCTATTTTTTCTTCAGCCTGCCATGAACTTCCAAAGACGATCGTTTTACTATTTCCTATAAAATCATCAATCCGATCAACATGATTGTTGCGTATCCTGAGCTGTTTTACCCTGTCAAATCTGGTATCTCCTGTTACCGAAGACCTGGTAAGTCCAATACTCTTAGCCAGTGCAAAAGAAAATGAGGTTTGATGAAAAAACCAATCTACATCTTTTCTAAGCTGTTTTACAAACCATTTCCCATAAGAGGTAAAGAATGCCTGTCTTTCATAAAATAAAGCAGAAATTACATAGATATTGGCTCCCTGGTCTTTAAGTTCAGCCAGAAGGTTATACCAATAGTCATATTTTACCGTAAAGAATAATTCGGTCTTAAACTGGGAAATAAATTCTCTGATGGTACTTTTTTTATCGAACGGAAGATAACACATCACGTCTGCGATATGTTTCTTTTTCACAGCATTTTCGTAGCCTGATGGGGAAAAGAAAGTCACAAGAATTTTATGATCCGGAAATTTCTCTTTAAGTTTCTCTAAAACCGGAAGTCCCTGCTCATATTCGCCCAGACTGGCTGCATGCATCCAGATCACCTTATCAGAGGGTGAAAATGTTGCTTTTACTTTATCTAAAGATTGTTTTCTTCCTTCAACTCCTTTTTTAGTTTTATCATTAAACAAGGAAAAGACTTTCATTCCGAAAATAAGAAGACTGACAAATATGCGGTATAGGAAGGACATCTTAATTATTTTTCAATTTCAATTCGATCATTATTTGTGGACGGGCTGGAGATGACCAGAAATTCTATTTCAGTCTGGGATTCATTAGAGATACAGTGTTCAGAATTAGGCAATACGGAAATACTTTCTCCTTGCTTAACCAAAAACTTTTCATCTTTAACATACAATACAGCCTCACCTTTTAAAATATAAAAAACCTGCTCTGCTATTTCATGAAAATGTAGCTTTTCAGAAGTTCCTGCAGGCATCTTTTCCTGTTTCACAGAAAGGCCATGTGAATCCCTGAGTACCCAGCTGTCACAACCGTTTCCCCAAATATAGTATTCTGAATTATTTTTAGAATGTATCATTTGAATATGGCTACAAAAACAAAAACGGCCATCAGGCTTCCAATCACCGATAGGATAGCCGTAGACAATGGAACTTTGGGTTTTACATTTTCATCAAAAGAATATCTGAACATATAATCCTGACTATTCATAAAAATAAGCATTACAAGGACAAACAACCATCTTATAAAAATCTCCATGATGAGAAACTGAGCACTTCTGTTCTTACCTGTAATCTCTACAGGAAAATTAGCTGTTTCTGGATGCCTTAATGCATATATAAAGAAACAATATAAAGCGGTTCCCATAAGCGGCGTTACAAAAGAATATCTCTTGCTCCCAAAGTTATCAGCCTTTCCATCAAAATCAAAGTGTACAGGAATTCTTTCAGGAAGAGTCTTATAATGCTTCAGCGTAAACCACCAGAAAAAAACCAATAATCCGAAATTAAAAATATCAAAGATGGTAAAAATAATATCCTCCATTCCGACCGTATTTAAGGCTAGAGTAAGTTTTTGATGACTCTCAGTTTATGGGTGTGTTTATTCATTTCTTTATTAAAGATTCCTGTAGAATCAAGAATATCAATCCTTACTTTTCCGGAAGCATGAATGATCCTTTGGTTATCAAGCATAATTCCTACGTGAATAATTTTCCCCTCAGGGTTCTCAAAGAATGCTAAATCTCCGGGCTGACTCTCTTCAACAAAGGTCAGAGGCACCCCTACTTCTGCCTGCTGATAAGTATCTCTCGGCAATTTAATATCATGAATTTTATAGATAAGCTGGGTAAAACCAGAACAATCTACTGCGAAAAAACTTTTGCCTCCCCACAGATAAGGTACGTTAAGGAATTCTTTTGCCGCTAAAGCAATACTTTCCCGAAGATCGTGGCTTCTTCTTGATGCAACTGCCGGAAATTCCACTTCAGACCCCATCGAAAGAAGCGTCTTTCCATCATTCATCAGTACAGAAGAAAAATCTTCAGTAACTACGGTCACTTTTCTTTTAGCCAGATCTTCTTCTGTTACAGGTTTTAGCTGTTTGGTATCTATCCATCCTTCATATCCGTCATAGTGCATTTTTATTCTGGTCCAGTTTTTATTAACCTCCAAAATATCAGCGCTTTCTCCAAACAACATTTCCGTAACAATTTCCGCTTTATCAGAATTTTCTGCGCGAACCGGTGCTACTGTAACATTACAAATTCCTTTATTCATTCATTTAAGATTAAAGTTATAGGGTAAGGCTAAGATTAAATTTTTCTATAAAAACTTAACCCTAAACTCAGCCTTCTTCTATTTCCTTCTCAGAAAATTTACTCCGTCACGCAAAGGTAAAATAAGATTTTCAAAATCGTCATCTTTTGCCGCTAAATCATTCAGCTCCTTGATGACCTGTGTGGATCTCTGTTTGGGATTTTCTTCCAATACTTTACCGTACCATAAGACGTTATCAAACATCACCACGGAACCTGATTTTGTTCTGGGTTTAATCAGTCTGAAATATTCGGCATAATTTTCTTTGTCGGCATCTATAAAGACAAGATCAAAAATCTGATCCGTTTCTCTTAAAAATTCTTTAGCGTCCTGAAGCTTAAAATCGATCTGGTCAGCATATTCACTTTCTTCAAAATATTTTTTCGGAAGGTAAGCAAGATCTTCATTAACGTCTAATGTGGTAATTTTCCCATCTTTAGCAAGACCCGATGTCAGGCAGAGTGTGGCATATCCCGTAAAAGTTCCTATTTCTAAAACATTTTTGGGCTGCAGCATCTGGGAAATAATTGTTAAAAGCCGGCCTTGCTGATACCCTGAGATCATATGCGGCTGTGTTGTTTTCTGATAGGTCTCTCTTCTTAGTTTTTTCAGAATTTCAGGTTCCGAGGAAGCATGGGTCTCCAGATACCTGTCCATTTCAGGATTTTTTTCTTCAAAAAAGCTCATACTGCAATTCTTTTATGTTATTCAAAAGTACTTAAATATAAAGAAAAATTATTACTGATGCCTACTTTTCACCGGCCTCCCGTAAAAACCCTGTTGAAAATACCGTAAAAACACGGATATGTTTGTACGAAACATAGTTATACATTTGCAGAGAACAAGGGGTAAAAACACTAAGAAAAAAAGGAAATGAATGTAGGGGGAAAACTAATTAACACTGAGAATCAGAAGACCGCAGGGCCAATTGGCAAGGCGGGTTCTTCGCAAAAAAAAACTAAGACAGAATTATCCAATTCATTTTTGCAGCGAATTATTTCATTATTGAAAAAAGAAGAATTAATTTGATGAAAAAAAAATAAATCCCGAATTGCTTCGGGATTTATTCTTATATGATATATGTCAATTACTTCTTAGGAGTAATATCCATTAGCTTCATGAACTCATCCAGCTTAGGCATGATGATGATTTCTGTTCTTCTGTTTTCCGCTCTTCCTGTAACGCTCATATTGGTCGCTTTAGGATTGTACTCAGAACGTCCTCCTGCTGTAATTCTTGCCGGATCTACACCAAACTGCGTCTGAAGAACCTTGGCAATTGCAGTACCTCTCAATGCAGAAAGATCCCAGTTGTCTCTTGGCAGATTAGGAGAACTTAAAGGTGCGTTATCGGTATTACCTTCGATCAATACAGAATATTTATCGTAATCATTAATCACTTTAGCTACTTTTCCCAGTACTTCCTGAGCTGTAGGCTGTATATTGTAGTCTCCTGTCTTATAAAGCATTTTATCTGAAAGTGAAATCATAACCACTCCTTTCAATACTTTTACCTGTACATCATCATCTCCTACGTTATCAAGAGATCTTTTAAGCTTGTTAGACAATGCCATGTTCAAACTGTCGTTTTTAGCATTGTTTGAGATCAGTTGTTTGATATAAGAATTGGAAGCATTGATCTCTCCAACCAGTTTATCAATATTTGCTGAGCTTTTACCTGTATTTGAAAGACATGCATCCAAAGATGATTTCAAAGCATCATGCTGGCTTTTTAAAAGATTATTCTCCCCTGACAATGCCGAATTCTGAGACTTTAAATCCTGGATTTCTCTTTGTCTTTCACCAATATTTTCAATACACTGCTTATAGTTTGAGCTTAAAGCGTCATATTGCTTCTTGGTTACACAAGATGTCAATCCTAACGCCATTGCAGAAACTGCTAAAATTTTTAAAATCTTCATAAATAATCATTTTTAGACGAATCAAAGTTAGGAAAATTCAATTGAATTATATGGATTATCTTTGTAGGACAGAAATCCTTAACATACCTCTTGGAAAAATTTAGTTTTAAAAACGAGCTTGAAAACCTGGTCCGAAATCCGGAAAATC includes:
- a CDS encoding OmpA family protein produces the protein MKILKILAVSAMALGLTSCVTKKQYDALSSNYKQCIENIGERQREIQDLKSQNSALSGENNLLKSQHDALKSSLDACLSNTGKSSANIDKLVGEINASNSYIKQLISNNAKNDSLNMALSNKLKRSLDNVGDDDVQVKVLKGVVMISLSDKMLYKTGDYNIQPTAQEVLGKVAKVINDYDKYSVLIEGNTDNAPLSSPNLPRDNWDLSALRGTAIAKVLQTQFGVDPARITAGGRSEYNPKATNMSVTGRAENRRTEIIIMPKLDEFMKLMDITPKK
- a CDS encoding O-methyltransferase, with the translated sequence MSFFEEKNPEMDRYLETHASSEPEILKKLRRETYQKTTQPHMISGYQQGRLLTIISQMLQPKNVLEIGTFTGYATLCLTSGLAKDGKITTLDVNEDLAYLPKKYFEESEYADQIDFKLQDAKEFLRETDQIFDLVFIDADKENYAEYFRLIKPRTKSGSVVMFDNVLWYGKVLEENPKQRSTQVIKELNDLAAKDDDFENLILPLRDGVNFLRRK